One region of Marivirga arenosa genomic DNA includes:
- a CDS encoding flavin monoamine oxidase family protein, translating into MVIIIGAGLSGLLTAYRLHQENIPYTILEARNRIGGRINTEQAEENTAIEMGATWFGSQHQNLIELLKELNIPAFEQYSNGKSFYQANPNSPAQPIEIPPQEPTYRISGGSSNLIHHIYNLIRKDQVLLNQKVTEIIYDDNKFTIKANEEFRADNIVIAIPPKLWANRIKISPKLPEELMNVAKDTHTWMEESIKVGISYNSSFWVEDGLSGTLFSNSGPIVEFYDHCNHERSRYALCGFMNPAYAQLSKSERENAVINQIKNVFGEKASEYLEYKECIWSEELFTYDSSESQLIPHQNNGHPIFRISHFDHKLYISSTEAALQFPGYMDGAVQVANSIAKRIIRQLKEDIIT; encoded by the coding sequence ATGGTCATAATTATTGGGGCAGGATTATCGGGATTACTGACCGCTTATCGCTTACATCAAGAAAACATTCCCTATACAATCTTAGAAGCAAGAAACAGAATAGGTGGGAGAATAAATACTGAACAAGCTGAGGAAAATACGGCTATTGAAATGGGTGCCACATGGTTTGGAAGTCAACATCAAAACTTAATTGAATTATTAAAAGAATTGAATATTCCAGCATTTGAGCAGTATTCAAATGGGAAATCTTTTTATCAGGCAAACCCAAATTCGCCAGCACAGCCAATTGAAATACCGCCACAAGAGCCTACTTATCGAATTTCAGGAGGTTCATCAAATTTGATACATCACATTTATAATCTAATTAGAAAAGATCAAGTTCTGCTTAATCAAAAGGTTACTGAAATAATTTATGATGATAATAAATTCACAATAAAGGCAAATGAAGAATTTCGAGCAGATAATATAGTGATTGCAATTCCACCAAAATTATGGGCCAATAGAATAAAAATCAGTCCAAAACTTCCTGAAGAATTAATGAATGTCGCTAAAGATACTCATACTTGGATGGAAGAATCTATTAAAGTTGGTATTAGTTATAATTCTTCCTTTTGGGTGGAAGATGGATTGTCTGGAACATTGTTTAGCAATAGTGGTCCAATAGTTGAATTTTATGATCATTGTAATCATGAAAGATCAAGATATGCTCTATGTGGTTTTATGAATCCTGCATATGCTCAATTATCCAAATCAGAAAGAGAAAATGCAGTCATAAATCAAATCAAAAATGTATTTGGTGAAAAGGCCTCAGAATATTTGGAGTATAAAGAATGCATTTGGAGTGAAGAGTTGTTTACCTATGATTCATCTGAAAGCCAATTAATTCCACACCAAAATAACGGTCATCCTATTTTCAGGATTAGTCATTTTGATCATAAACTTTACATCTCAAGTACAGAGGCGGCACTACAGTTTCCTGGCTATATGGATGGGGCTGTTCAAGTAGCTAATTCAATTGCGAAGAGAATAATACGACAATTAAAGGAAGATATTATCACATAA
- a CDS encoding translation factor GTPase family protein has translation MSTKNVLTIGILAHVDAGKTSLTECLLHAAGATVQAGSVDKGSAITDALALEKSRGISIKASSINFNWKDTQFQLVDTPGHIDFAAEVDRSLSVLDAVILVVSAKEGVQAHTLNLWESLKERNLPVIIFFNKIDRDGVYPEQVFSDFQKELQAPLFALNSPNITEGQYSLTAFEKSVNLAENPILNQSIENLAEHDEEFLEQYLEENLDDPKDIVKQAIPHLKKGNLYPALFGSAKLGIGIEALLKNMELLIPSDQKYYSTPSAKVFKVELHDKMGRLAYIKSYGSTLKTKDSILSQQLEQDIKINQIYKAETTGFNQVNELHAGEIGLITTSEIIQSGDILGNQELDDEFTKISNAVLAVEVKAVEDKNYQKLGEALEILNMEDPILDFKWFKEEREFHIKILGPIQTEVLKDSLEQRWDIEAEFLPPKVVYKETPSKSAEGYVRYWMPKPCWAIMTFKIEPGPSGSGTQFTNHVRTSDISQKYINEVKRAIPWTLKQGIHGYEVTDIHITLIKGEEHSVHSNPGDFLLATPMGIMRGLENAGTDLLEPMYAFEIKAHQELLGAVSSDLSQMQAQLESPFFDEEYFILKGRVPVAKSMNYPIKFNATTSGKGRLKFKLDGYEKTALTEDKERAYRGVSPLDESQWILHMRGAFKADERMMT, from the coding sequence ATGTCTACTAAGAATGTACTCACCATAGGAATTTTAGCGCATGTGGATGCGGGCAAAACATCATTAACTGAATGTTTGCTACATGCTGCGGGTGCTACAGTGCAGGCAGGTAGCGTTGATAAAGGCTCAGCAATCACAGATGCTTTAGCATTAGAAAAAAGCAGAGGCATTTCTATTAAAGCCTCCTCTATAAATTTCAATTGGAAAGACACACAATTTCAATTAGTGGATACTCCTGGCCATATTGATTTTGCTGCTGAGGTTGACCGTTCATTATCAGTTTTAGATGCCGTTATTTTAGTAGTCTCAGCCAAAGAAGGCGTTCAAGCCCACACTTTAAATTTGTGGGAAAGTTTAAAGGAGCGAAATCTACCGGTCATTATTTTCTTTAATAAGATTGATAGAGATGGAGTTTACCCTGAACAAGTATTTAGTGATTTCCAAAAAGAACTACAAGCTCCCCTATTTGCTTTAAATTCACCCAACATAACCGAAGGGCAATATAGTTTAACCGCATTTGAAAAATCCGTCAATTTAGCAGAGAACCCCATTTTAAATCAGTCGATAGAAAATTTAGCAGAACATGATGAAGAATTTTTGGAGCAATATTTAGAGGAGAATCTAGATGATCCAAAAGATATTGTAAAGCAAGCGATTCCACATTTGAAGAAGGGAAACCTTTACCCTGCACTCTTTGGAAGTGCTAAATTAGGAATTGGCATTGAAGCATTGCTGAAAAACATGGAGTTGCTAATTCCTTCAGATCAAAAATACTACTCCACACCATCAGCTAAGGTATTTAAAGTGGAACTCCATGATAAAATGGGAAGGTTGGCCTATATCAAATCCTATGGAAGCACACTTAAAACTAAGGACAGCATCTTATCTCAACAACTGGAGCAGGACATTAAAATAAATCAAATCTACAAAGCTGAAACAACAGGATTCAACCAGGTAAATGAACTCCATGCTGGAGAAATTGGTCTAATCACTACTTCAGAGATTATTCAATCAGGTGACATATTAGGGAATCAAGAACTTGATGATGAATTTACAAAAATCAGTAATGCTGTATTAGCTGTTGAAGTAAAAGCTGTTGAAGACAAAAACTATCAAAAGTTAGGGGAAGCATTAGAAATTCTAAATATGGAAGATCCTATTTTGGATTTTAAATGGTTCAAAGAGGAAAGAGAGTTTCACATCAAAATATTAGGTCCTATTCAAACAGAGGTTTTGAAGGATAGTTTAGAGCAAAGATGGGATATAGAAGCAGAGTTTCTTCCTCCTAAAGTGGTATATAAAGAAACTCCTTCAAAATCTGCAGAAGGCTATGTACGCTATTGGATGCCAAAACCTTGCTGGGCTATCATGACATTCAAAATTGAACCAGGCCCTTCTGGAAGTGGTACACAGTTCACCAATCATGTACGCACTAGTGATATCAGTCAAAAGTATATCAATGAAGTAAAGCGTGCTATACCCTGGACTTTGAAACAAGGAATTCATGGATATGAAGTCACGGATATCCATATCACCCTAATAAAGGGTGAAGAGCATAGCGTTCATTCTAATCCGGGAGACTTTTTATTGGCAACCCCAATGGGCATCATGCGAGGCTTGGAGAATGCAGGGACTGATCTTTTAGAACCCATGTATGCCTTTGAAATTAAAGCTCATCAGGAATTGCTGGGGGCAGTAAGCAGCGATCTCAGTCAGATGCAAGCTCAATTGGAATCTCCGTTTTTTGATGAAGAGTATTTTATCTTAAAAGGCAGAGTTCCTGTAGCTAAATCCATGAACTACCCCATAAAATTCAATGCTACAACTTCGGGTAAAGGTCGATTAAAATTTAAGCTCGATGGTTACGAGAAAACTGCTTTAACAGAGGATAAAGAGAGGGCTTACAGAGGCGTTTCACCATTAGATGAATCACAGTGGATTTTGCATATGCGTGGCGCATTCAAGGCAGATGAAAGAATGATGACCTAA
- a CDS encoding FAD-dependent monooxygenase, translating to MEISIIGGGITGLTTALALSKLGLPAKVYEQAKSLNEIGAGIWLQPNAMKVLQWLGLEKEIKQAGCTLNKMEITYPDLTPIKKINKAVVSDSDGNQTIAIHRAKLQSILFDKLKETSHIELGKSYINHELVNKKIEIQFKDESISSDIVLGADGIHSKVRATMGLPSQYRNTNQICCRGIATIELPEHLQAEGKEVWGHKKRFGFSQLSDEKVYYFTVLNKNNCPSNLDQNSFIDQFKEFDPIVSQIIASSETFHETELYDLKRLPNWYNTHSCLIGDAAHATTPNMGQGACQGIEDAYYISNLLKSSEKPADAFKQFELKRRKKVEYVVNNSWNFGKMAHNPFGQFIMRTIMKITPEKVMSKQMNKLYEVDGL from the coding sequence GTAAGTTAGGATTACCTGCTAAAGTATATGAGCAAGCAAAATCACTAAATGAAATTGGTGCAGGAATATGGCTACAACCCAATGCTATGAAAGTGCTTCAATGGTTAGGTCTGGAAAAGGAAATAAAGCAGGCAGGATGTACATTAAATAAAATGGAAATTACTTATCCTGATTTAACACCTATAAAGAAAATTAATAAGGCTGTAGTATCAGATTCAGACGGAAACCAGACTATTGCTATTCATCGTGCCAAATTACAATCCATATTATTCGATAAATTAAAGGAAACGAGCCATATAGAGTTAGGTAAATCTTATATTAATCATGAGTTAGTAAATAAGAAAATTGAAATACAATTTAAGGATGAATCAATAAGCTCTGATATTGTGTTGGGGGCAGATGGAATTCACTCAAAGGTTCGCGCTACTATGGGCTTGCCTTCCCAATACAGAAATACGAATCAAATATGTTGTAGAGGGATCGCTACTATTGAGCTTCCAGAACATTTACAGGCAGAAGGAAAAGAAGTTTGGGGACATAAAAAACGTTTTGGTTTTTCACAATTATCGGATGAAAAAGTCTATTATTTTACGGTTCTTAATAAAAATAATTGTCCATCAAATTTAGATCAGAATTCATTCATCGATCAATTTAAAGAATTTGACCCTATCGTTTCTCAAATCATTGCCTCCTCTGAAACTTTTCACGAGACAGAATTATATGATTTAAAAAGATTACCTAATTGGTACAATACTCACAGTTGCCTAATCGGAGACGCAGCTCATGCTACAACGCCTAATATGGGACAAGGAGCTTGCCAAGGTATAGAAGATGCCTACTACATCAGTAATCTATTAAAATCTTCTGAAAAGCCTGCAGATGCGTTCAAACAATTTGAATTAAAAAGAAGAAAGAAAGTTGAATATGTAGTTAATAACTCTTGGAATTTTGGTAAAATGGCTCATAACCCTTTTGGTCAGTTTATCATGAGAACCATAATGAAAATAACCCCAGAAAAGGTAATGAGTAAGCAAATGAATAAGCTTTACGAGGTAGATGGATTATAA
- a CDS encoding AAA family ATPase, protein MKLKNAHQNNLKNINLELPENQLIVVTGLSGSGKSSLAMGVIANEGYRYFLESLAAYNQQNALAIPTAEVDEIDDLLPVIKVEQSKRFQSINTTFGTLSELTAIFRILFARYSGEDIMSKSLFSFNHPKGACEVCRGIGEAEFIDLNKLIGDENKTLREGAITTTLPGGYIVYSQVTVEELNKVCEAHGFNVDIPWKELSEEQKDVILNGSERIKVYYGKHSLESRLRWEGFKAKPREEHYYKGMLPIMNDILKRDRNPNILKFVSSKLCPSCKGARIKAEHLKYKWKDYNFQEWMEMPLNPLFEKLKDESLNEGEKLLVDKILIQLNDLIQLGMEDYSMSIPSTEISSGDAQRIKLIKQVNSNLQGILYVFDEPSIGLAAPYQEYLLYMLKRLIKKGNTVMVVEHDLNFIEQADWILELGPKAGRFGGDVIFNGSLDKFLNSKNIDSPTLNEIQKSVNNKPLKPNQNTKQILNFQPGSLNVISRKTEDISSKLKDFANCKDYNMVRVTDQPIGKTPRSNPATYTALADKLRDLFAKTEKAKTLNLKKGAFSFNNKMGRCETCEGAGVISLSMSVMGNINQTCPSCNGKRFKPEVLQVEWQNKNIADVYNLSVEQALDFFSEEKAIAKVLELMIQLGLGYLKLGQPSNTLSGGEAQRIKLTKHFAKPTRNSLLILEEPSIGLHQQNVRQLLEALHQLKKQTAGIICFENHALFHDECDQWIDNSIPFEKRELAAVKQDDTKSIHVKGANTHHLKDLNIVFPKNKLSVLSGISGSGKSSLLIDTLHGYGLQEMTKQFSSYQQSRVGVNFQFEVENITGLSPTICISRKEKSENLRSDIAKQTGIDKLLRFAFSRKAQYEGDELSASHFSNHHELGRCAICEGVGVELLPDLEKIIHNENLSIAEGLFTHNKALAYYGEPDSRHMAIFEELAKANGFSTKTPFKEFNEEQRRLLFEGAGDKVWETEWRFKTKTRSGTQQVSMRWEGLFHYLKDEYYKTRKNKHIDNLKALFSPATCGECSGSGLKKERLDYKLEGKSIQDVKEMNFNELDNWLSQSLGKNTIDYKLINRFKPYLEQTIERAKQLHINHLQLSRKSPSLSGGENQRVELIKQLNSPLKGITYLLDEPSAGLSVENIPDLIKLLKELIDKGNTVIVIEHNKEIILAADQLVELGPKAGKLGGEIIFQGTPQSFLKQDCCHPYLKTAGKKLSLKTGGQAIQIKNINRYSLKKEKLNVPIGGITAISGKSGIGKTTLVKDIIIPSINIGTAVHCSEIDFPRKYKAAQYFEAIKLRAYNNTLVVDYLDLLSLVIKVFAKNTDLKTQEFSYKNKKGQCPNCKGRGVIETSLDIAANTIETCEVCKGTRYQQYVLDYKVDGLNIAEVLDFNLAELNSWFAQHKVSSKKISFLDKMSSIGLDHLTLNQPVKSLSSGEKQRLLLLNCLEDQTENTLYVLDEPSIGLHFEDIDLLFDILEKLSRRNDIVVIDHNPYLLEKIGVGVVLK, encoded by the coding sequence ATGAAGCTTAAAAATGCCCATCAAAATAACCTTAAAAATATTAATCTTGAGTTACCTGAAAATCAACTAATAGTCGTAACTGGCCTTTCTGGTTCAGGAAAATCATCCTTAGCGATGGGGGTTATAGCAAATGAAGGCTATCGATATTTTTTAGAAAGCTTAGCAGCCTATAACCAGCAAAATGCTTTAGCAATTCCAACAGCTGAGGTAGATGAAATTGATGATTTACTTCCTGTCATTAAAGTAGAGCAATCAAAACGATTTCAATCCATTAATACTACTTTTGGAACCCTTTCAGAATTAACCGCTATTTTCAGAATTTTATTTGCTCGCTATTCTGGTGAAGACATAATGAGTAAATCTCTTTTTTCATTTAATCATCCAAAAGGAGCCTGTGAAGTTTGTAGAGGAATTGGAGAAGCAGAGTTTATTGATTTAAACAAACTCATTGGAGACGAGAATAAAACCCTAAGAGAAGGAGCCATAACTACCACTTTACCTGGTGGCTATATTGTTTATTCACAGGTTACAGTTGAAGAGCTAAATAAGGTATGTGAAGCGCATGGCTTTAATGTTGACATCCCTTGGAAAGAGCTTAGCGAGGAACAAAAGGATGTGATATTGAATGGGAGTGAGCGTATAAAGGTGTATTATGGTAAGCATAGTTTAGAATCAAGGTTAAGATGGGAGGGATTCAAGGCTAAACCGAGAGAGGAGCATTATTATAAAGGAATGCTGCCCATCATGAATGATATTCTTAAACGAGATCGAAACCCGAATATTTTAAAGTTTGTCAGTTCAAAATTATGCCCAAGTTGCAAGGGTGCAAGAATAAAAGCTGAGCATCTTAAATATAAATGGAAAGACTACAATTTTCAGGAGTGGATGGAAATGCCTTTGAATCCTTTATTTGAGAAGTTAAAAGATGAATCACTTAATGAAGGAGAAAAGCTATTAGTTGATAAGATCTTGATCCAATTAAATGATCTGATCCAACTTGGAATGGAAGATTATTCTATGAGCATTCCTAGTACTGAAATTTCCTCTGGAGACGCTCAGCGGATAAAATTAATAAAACAAGTTAATAGCAATTTACAGGGCATATTATATGTATTTGATGAGCCTTCAATAGGTTTAGCAGCTCCATATCAAGAGTATTTATTATACATGCTGAAGCGTTTAATTAAGAAGGGAAATACCGTAATGGTGGTGGAGCATGACTTAAACTTTATAGAGCAGGCAGACTGGATACTAGAATTAGGTCCTAAAGCAGGACGATTTGGTGGAGATGTTATTTTTAATGGTTCTCTGGATAAGTTTCTTAATTCAAAAAATATTGATAGCCCGACTTTAAATGAAATTCAAAAGTCAGTAAACAATAAACCATTAAAGCCTAATCAAAATACAAAGCAAATCTTAAATTTTCAGCCGGGTAGCTTAAATGTTATCAGTAGAAAAACTGAAGATATTTCGAGCAAGTTGAAAGATTTTGCCAATTGTAAAGACTACAATATGGTTAGGGTGACAGATCAGCCGATAGGGAAAACACCGAGAAGTAATCCTGCTACTTATACCGCTTTAGCTGATAAGTTACGAGACCTTTTCGCTAAAACAGAAAAAGCAAAAACGCTTAATTTGAAGAAAGGCGCTTTTTCTTTTAATAACAAAATGGGCAGATGTGAAACATGTGAGGGAGCAGGAGTAATCAGTTTATCGATGAGTGTTATGGGCAATATTAATCAGACTTGTCCTAGCTGTAATGGCAAGCGATTTAAACCAGAAGTATTACAAGTTGAATGGCAGAATAAAAATATAGCAGATGTATATAATTTAAGCGTTGAACAAGCACTAGACTTTTTTTCTGAAGAAAAAGCGATAGCTAAAGTGTTAGAACTTATGATTCAATTAGGGCTAGGGTATCTTAAATTGGGCCAGCCATCGAATACCCTTTCTGGTGGTGAAGCTCAGCGAATCAAACTAACCAAACATTTTGCTAAGCCGACCAGAAATAGCCTTTTAATCTTAGAAGAACCAAGTATTGGTTTGCATCAGCAAAATGTAAGGCAATTATTAGAAGCTCTGCATCAGCTTAAAAAGCAAACTGCTGGCATTATCTGTTTTGAAAATCATGCTTTATTCCATGATGAATGTGACCAGTGGATTGATAATTCAATTCCATTTGAGAAAAGGGAATTAGCTGCAGTGAAGCAAGATGATACAAAAAGCATCCATGTAAAAGGGGCAAATACCCATCACCTCAAAGATCTAAATATTGTATTCCCTAAAAATAAATTATCGGTATTAAGCGGAATTTCTGGCTCTGGTAAATCATCATTATTGATAGACACATTGCATGGATACGGTTTACAAGAAATGACCAAGCAATTTAGCTCATACCAGCAATCTAGAGTAGGTGTTAATTTTCAGTTTGAGGTAGAGAATATTACCGGGCTTAGCCCGACTATTTGCATAAGCCGAAAAGAGAAAAGTGAAAATCTACGTTCTGATATAGCCAAGCAAACTGGAATCGATAAATTATTACGTTTTGCATTTTCCCGAAAGGCACAATATGAAGGAGATGAATTATCTGCTAGTCATTTTTCTAATCACCATGAACTAGGAAGATGTGCTATTTGTGAGGGAGTAGGAGTGGAGTTACTACCGGATCTTGAAAAGATTATTCATAATGAAAATTTGAGCATAGCAGAAGGCTTGTTTACTCATAACAAAGCATTAGCTTATTACGGTGAACCCGATAGTAGGCATATGGCGATTTTTGAGGAGCTTGCCAAAGCGAATGGATTTAGCACTAAAACCCCTTTTAAAGAGTTTAATGAAGAGCAAAGAAGATTATTATTTGAAGGCGCAGGTGATAAAGTATGGGAAACGGAATGGAGATTCAAAACGAAGACGAGAAGCGGAACTCAGCAAGTTAGCATGAGGTGGGAAGGACTATTTCATTACCTCAAGGATGAATATTATAAAACCAGAAAGAATAAGCATATTGATAACTTAAAGGCATTATTTTCTCCTGCGACTTGCGGTGAATGCTCTGGCAGTGGTTTGAAAAAAGAACGCCTTGACTATAAGTTGGAAGGAAAATCTATTCAAGATGTTAAAGAGATGAACTTTAATGAGCTGGATAACTGGCTTTCTCAATCTTTAGGAAAGAATACGATTGATTACAAATTAATTAATCGATTCAAACCCTATTTAGAGCAGACGATAGAAAGAGCAAAACAGCTGCATATAAACCATTTACAATTAAGTAGAAAATCACCAAGCTTATCTGGTGGGGAAAACCAAAGGGTCGAGCTCATCAAACAATTGAATTCTCCTTTAAAAGGAATTACTTATTTATTGGATGAGCCTTCTGCAGGTTTATCGGTTGAGAATATTCCGGATTTAATAAAATTATTAAAGGAGTTAATCGATAAAGGAAATACAGTGATTGTTATTGAGCATAATAAGGAAATCATTCTCGCTGCGGATCAATTGGTAGAATTAGGACCTAAAGCAGGTAAATTAGGAGGTGAAATTATATTTCAGGGGACGCCTCAATCTTTCTTAAAGCAAGATTGTTGTCATCCTTATTTAAAAACAGCCGGGAAGAAGCTAAGTCTTAAAACAGGGGGTCAGGCTATTCAAATTAAAAACATAAATCGATACAGCTTAAAAAAGGAAAAACTAAATGTACCAATTGGTGGAATTACAGCCATCAGTGGTAAATCCGGTATTGGGAAAACGACTTTAGTGAAGGATATTATAATACCCAGTATAAATATAGGAACAGCTGTTCATTGTTCAGAAATAGATTTTCCAAGGAAATATAAAGCAGCTCAATATTTTGAAGCTATAAAACTGAGAGCATATAATAATACCTTAGTAGTAGATTATCTTGATTTGTTAAGCTTGGTAATCAAGGTGTTTGCTAAGAATACTGATTTAAAGACACAGGAATTCTCTTACAAAAATAAGAAAGGGCAATGTCCAAATTGTAAGGGTAGAGGGGTAATTGAAACCAGTCTTGATATTGCAGCCAATACTATAGAAACTTGTGAGGTTTGTAAGGGGACCAGATACCAACAATATGTGTTAGATTATAAAGTCGATGGACTCAATATTGCTGAAGTATTAGACTTCAATTTGGCAGAGTTAAATTCTTGGTTTGCGCAACATAAAGTGAGTAGCAAAAAGATTTCCTTTTTAGACAAGATGTCATCCATTGGTTTAGATCACTTGACTTTAAACCAGCCAGTTAAGAGTTTATCTTCAGGTGAAAAGCAAAGATTATTGCTCTTGAACTGCTTAGAAGATCAAACTGAAAATACTTTATATGTATTGGATGAACCCAGTATAGGTTTACATTTTGAAGATATCGATTTGCTTTTTGATATCCTTGAAAAGTTAAGCCGAAGAAACGATATAGTAGTAATTGATCATAACCCTTATTTATTGGAGAAAATTGGGGTTGGGGTGGTGCTGAAGTAA